One Qipengyuania aurantiaca genomic region harbors:
- a CDS encoding FKBP-type peptidyl-prolyl cis-trans isomerase has product MTNTSDPRRPAFLREMRFTLAALGAAAAAVGFHAATAQDGGPDRSQDLAWMSAQQAYLSGLKAEDGWRTMEGGLRWRYVEYAGSDEKPRLNDRVTVHYAGTFIDGETFDSSFDRGEPATFPLHRLVEAWQMAIPQMGVGDTIKIAAPADLAYGPKGKGPIPGGATLLFTVKLIGIAED; this is encoded by the coding sequence ATGACTAATACTTCCGACCCGCGCCGCCCGGCCTTCCTTCGCGAGATGCGCTTCACTCTTGCCGCGCTCGGCGCAGCCGCTGCGGCGGTGGGCTTTCACGCTGCGACCGCGCAGGACGGTGGTCCCGACCGTTCGCAGGACCTCGCATGGATGAGCGCCCAGCAGGCCTACCTTTCGGGACTCAAGGCGGAAGACGGCTGGCGCACGATGGAAGGCGGCCTGCGCTGGCGCTATGTCGAATACGCAGGTTCCGACGAAAAGCCGCGGCTCAACGACCGCGTGACGGTTCATTACGCCGGCACCTTCATCGATGGCGAAACCTTCGATTCCAGCTTCGATCGCGGCGAACCCGCCACTTTCCCGCTGCACCGTCTGGTAGAGGCGTGGCAAATGGCGATCCCGCAGATGGGTGTGGGCGACACGATCAAAATCGCGGCCCCGGCCGACCTCGCCTATGGTCCGAAAGGCAAGGGGCCAATCCCCGGCGGCGCTACGCTGCTCTTCACGGTCAAGCTGATCGGCATCGCCGAAGACTGA
- a CDS encoding peptide MFS transporter, whose product MVEGMFFTFDSAFEMWTFRVAVVALAAFLIGGVVLITRPQEEVIGHPKGLFLLFMAEMWERFSYYGMRALLIFYLVQHWLFSDSEASIIYGAYTALVYITPVVGGYLADQYIGQRKAVLFGAVLLTFGHFFMAFEGSGGQSDPMINVFWLALALIIVGSGFLKANISVIVGQLYARTDVRRDPAYTIFYMGINVGAATASIICGYLGQTYGWQYGFGLAGFGMLLGLVFFVIGKPLLLGKGEPKDPAKIKGGKEWGIYGAGLAMVALCWAAIQFQELVGTVLGAFGGALVAYVLAIVTFKMAYGSWKAAPQGPFMVYLLAAATMIVGIVLAALGTEWMVWVALGGLAVLVAVLIQQSLVKAFDERDRIFAAMFLILTSIVFWALFEQAGSSLNLFTDRHVDTQGVNASMFQSINAIYIVLLAPLFAMLWQGLARKGKEPSTPLKFGLAVIQVGLGFLVLVWGAESVGVNVPTPVIFIFLIYLLHTTGELCLSPVGLSAMNRLSPAHMASLVMGTWFFASATGNFAAGLIAAATGAEGVGEEAGKQVVLDVYSTVGWYAVGIGVAVMVVSPLIKKLMHLDTIRDDNVGDDLEGQAGAGLESQEGGVHPTTKPTA is encoded by the coding sequence ATGGTCGAAGGCATGTTCTTCACATTCGACTCAGCGTTCGAAATGTGGACATTCAGGGTTGCAGTGGTCGCACTGGCAGCCTTTCTCATCGGTGGCGTGGTGCTTATCACCCGCCCCCAGGAAGAGGTTATCGGGCACCCCAAGGGGCTGTTCCTGCTGTTCATGGCCGAAATGTGGGAGCGCTTCTCCTACTACGGCATGCGCGCCCTCCTGATCTTCTACCTCGTCCAGCATTGGCTGTTCTCGGATAGCGAAGCCTCGATCATCTACGGTGCCTATACCGCGCTCGTATACATCACTCCGGTGGTGGGCGGCTATCTTGCCGACCAATACATCGGGCAGCGCAAGGCGGTGCTGTTCGGCGCGGTCCTGCTGACCTTCGGCCACTTCTTCATGGCGTTCGAAGGGTCCGGCGGACAAAGCGATCCTATGATCAACGTGTTCTGGCTCGCGCTTGCCCTCATCATCGTGGGCTCGGGCTTCCTGAAAGCGAACATTTCGGTCATCGTCGGCCAGCTTTATGCGCGCACCGACGTGCGCCGCGATCCGGCTTACACCATCTTCTACATGGGCATTAACGTCGGCGCGGCAACCGCGTCCATCATCTGCGGCTATCTCGGCCAGACCTATGGCTGGCAGTACGGCTTCGGCCTCGCCGGCTTCGGCATGCTGCTCGGCCTCGTGTTCTTCGTCATCGGCAAGCCTCTGCTTCTCGGCAAGGGCGAGCCAAAGGACCCGGCCAAGATCAAGGGCGGCAAGGAATGGGGCATTTACGGCGCCGGCCTTGCCATGGTCGCGCTGTGCTGGGCCGCAATCCAGTTCCAGGAACTGGTCGGCACCGTCCTCGGCGCATTCGGCGGCGCTCTTGTCGCCTATGTGCTGGCCATCGTGACCTTCAAGATGGCCTATGGCTCGTGGAAGGCCGCTCCGCAGGGACCGTTCATGGTCTACCTTCTGGCGGCCGCGACCATGATCGTCGGCATCGTGCTGGCGGCGCTCGGCACCGAGTGGATGGTGTGGGTTGCGCTGGGCGGTCTTGCCGTCCTCGTCGCGGTCCTGATCCAGCAGTCGCTGGTCAAGGCGTTCGACGAACGTGACCGTATCTTCGCCGCGATGTTCCTGATCCTGACCTCGATCGTCTTCTGGGCGCTGTTCGAGCAGGCCGGTTCGTCGCTCAACCTGTTCACCGATCGCCATGTCGACACGCAGGGCGTGAACGCATCGATGTTCCAGTCGATCAACGCGATCTACATCGTGCTGCTGGCACCGCTCTTCGCGATGCTGTGGCAGGGTCTGGCGCGCAAGGGCAAGGAACCCAGCACGCCGCTGAAGTTTGGCCTTGCCGTGATCCAGGTCGGCCTCGGCTTCCTCGTTCTCGTCTGGGGCGCGGAGAGCGTGGGCGTGAACGTCCCGACGCCGGTCATTTTCATCTTCCTCATCTACCTGCTGCACACCACCGGCGAGCTTTGCCTCTCGCCCGTAGGCCTGTCGGCGATGAACCGCCTGAGCCCGGCCCATATGGCCAGCCTCGTCATGGGCACCTGGTTCTTCGCTTCGGCCACCGGTAACTTCGCAGCCGGCCTCATCGCCGCCGCAACGGGTGCCGAAGGGGTTGGCGAGGAAGCGGGCAAACAGGTCGTACTCGACGTCTATTCGACCGTCGGCTGGTACGCGGTCGGCATCGGTGTCGCCGTGATGGTGGTCAGCCCGCTGATCAAGAAATTGATGCATCTCGACACGATCCGCGACGACAATGTCGGCGACGATCTCGAAGGCCAGGCTGGTGCCGGTCTCGAATCGCAGGAAGGCGGGGTCCACCCGACGACCAAGCCGACCGCCTGA
- a CDS encoding NnrU family protein, with the protein MDPLVSLVAASLAFVGTHFALSHPLRAPLVGVLGENGFRGVYSLVALGTFVWAVTAFRAVGPGGAMLWNGMGEIPWIIATLVMLLASVLLAGSFVRNPALPDPRAARHAEAGPHGVFHITRHPMMWSFALWAAMHILLSPTPRQFVLAGAVCFLALVGAHMQDRKKEQLMGAAWEGWEAQTSYWPRLGRIGKAGAAAWIGGLVIWLGATYGHIHANGVPAGIWRWVG; encoded by the coding sequence ATGGACCCACTGGTTTCGCTCGTCGCCGCGTCGCTGGCTTTCGTCGGCACGCATTTCGCGTTGTCGCACCCCTTGCGCGCTCCGCTGGTCGGCGTGCTTGGCGAGAACGGCTTTCGCGGGGTCTATTCGCTCGTTGCGCTCGGGACTTTCGTCTGGGCGGTGACGGCGTTTCGCGCGGTCGGCCCGGGCGGAGCCATGCTGTGGAACGGCATGGGCGAGATCCCCTGGATCATCGCCACCCTCGTGATGCTGCTCGCCTCGGTCCTGCTGGCCGGTTCCTTCGTCCGCAACCCCGCGCTGCCCGACCCGCGCGCCGCGCGCCACGCCGAAGCAGGGCCGCACGGCGTCTTTCACATCACCCGCCACCCCATGATGTGGAGCTTTGCGCTGTGGGCGGCGATGCATATTCTCCTCAGCCCGACACCGCGCCAGTTCGTGCTTGCCGGAGCCGTGTGCTTCCTCGCCCTTGTCGGCGCGCATATGCAGGACCGGAAGAAAGAGCAGCTGATGGGCGCGGCGTGGGAGGGCTGGGAGGCGCAGACCAGCTACTGGCCGCGGCTCGGGCGGATCGGCAAGGCGGGCGCGGCGGCGTGGATCGGCGGGCTCGTGATCTGGCTGGGGGCGACCTACGGCCATATTCATGCAAACGGCGTGCCCGCAGGCATCTGGCGCTGGGTGGGCTGA
- a CDS encoding crotonase/enoyl-CoA hydratase family protein → MSLLDTHFADHVTTLTLNRPDSMNPLGAAGDGDAFVEACDAINADMDVRCVILTGSGRAFSAGGDIKAMKEKTGNFGGTAPEIADGYRNNIHKLLRALYSLRVPLVAAVNGPAIGLGCDLACLADMRIASDKAKFGVTFLKLGIIPGDGGTWILPRIIGEARAAELFYTGDVIDAATALDWGLVSRVVEQNALIGEAQALAAKVAAMPPHALRQAKNLMRQGRSTSYDAALEMAANAQALMHSTRDHMEGVDALLEKRAPQFTGE, encoded by the coding sequence GTGAGCCTGCTTGATACTCATTTCGCCGACCACGTCACCACGCTCACCCTGAACCGGCCCGACAGCATGAACCCGCTCGGCGCCGCGGGGGACGGAGACGCGTTTGTCGAGGCCTGCGATGCCATCAACGCCGATATGGATGTGCGCTGCGTCATCCTCACCGGGTCTGGGCGCGCCTTTTCGGCGGGTGGCGACATCAAGGCAATGAAGGAGAAGACCGGCAATTTCGGCGGCACTGCGCCCGAAATCGCCGATGGCTACCGCAACAACATCCACAAGCTATTGCGCGCGCTTTATTCGCTTCGCGTGCCTCTGGTCGCGGCGGTCAATGGGCCGGCCATCGGGCTGGGGTGCGATCTTGCCTGCCTCGCCGACATGCGCATTGCCAGCGACAAGGCGAAGTTCGGCGTCACCTTCCTCAAGCTCGGCATCATTCCGGGCGATGGCGGAACGTGGATCCTCCCGCGCATCATCGGCGAGGCGCGCGCGGCGGAGCTGTTCTACACCGGCGACGTGATCGATGCAGCCACCGCGCTCGACTGGGGCCTCGTGAGCCGCGTCGTCGAGCAGAACGCTCTGATAGGCGAGGCGCAGGCGCTTGCCGCCAAGGTCGCGGCCATGCCGCCGCACGCGCTGCGGCAGGCGAAGAATCTCATGCGGCAGGGGCGTTCGACATCCTACGACGCGGCGCTCGAGATGGCGGCCAACGCGCAGGCGCTGATGCACTCGACGCGCGATCACATGGAAGGGGTCGACGCGCTGCTCGAAAAGCGCGCGCCCCAGTTTACCGGCGAATAA
- the dxs gene encoding 1-deoxy-D-xylulose-5-phosphate synthase: protein MSERPHTPLLDTVDTPADLRKLKQEQLRQLSDELRTEMIDAVGQTGGHLGSGLGVVELTTAIHYVFDTPTDKLVWDVGHQCYPHKILTGRRDRIRTLRQGGGLSGFTKRAESEYDPFGAAHSSTSISAALGFAMANKMQGRPGRGIAVIGDGAMSAGMAYEAMNNAEQAGNRLVVILNDNDMSIAPPVGGLSAYLARMVSSSEYLGIRSMASRIAKKLGRRVWGGLEKAEEYARGMVTGGTMFEELGFYYVGPIDGHNLDHLIPVLENVRDSEQGPVLIHVVTKKGKGYAPAENSADKYHGVAKFDVVTGEQKKSSGGPPAYQNVFGETLAKLADSDPRICAITAAMPSGTGVDKFAKAHPDKAFDVGIAEQHGVTFAAGLAAEGMRPFAAIYSTFLQRAYDQVVHDVAIQNLPVRFAIDRAGLVGADGCTHAGSFDITYLATLPNMVVMAAADEAELAHMTYTAAEYDDGPIAFRYPRGSGTGVEIPEQLEKLEIGKGRIVRDGSKVAILSLGARLEEAKKAADQLEAKGLSTTVADMRFAKPLDTALIEKLMRSHEVVVTIEEGAVGGLGAHVLTFASDEGLTDGGLKVRTMRLPDIFQDQDDPTKQYDEAGLNAPHIVDTVLGALRHNSAGVEEARA from the coding sequence ATGAGTGAACGCCCCCATACCCCCCTGCTCGACACGGTCGACACCCCCGCCGACCTGCGCAAGCTGAAGCAGGAACAGCTCCGCCAGCTCTCCGACGAATTGCGCACCGAGATGATCGACGCGGTCGGACAGACCGGCGGCCACCTCGGGTCGGGCCTTGGCGTGGTCGAGCTGACCACCGCTATTCACTACGTCTTCGATACGCCGACCGACAAGCTCGTGTGGGACGTCGGCCACCAGTGCTATCCCCACAAGATCCTGACCGGTCGCCGCGACCGTATCCGCACCCTGCGCCAGGGCGGGGGCCTATCCGGCTTTACCAAGCGTGCAGAGAGCGAATACGATCCCTTCGGCGCTGCGCATTCCTCGACCTCGATCAGCGCAGCGCTCGGCTTTGCGATGGCGAACAAGATGCAGGGCCGTCCGGGCCGCGGCATCGCGGTGATCGGCGACGGCGCGATGAGCGCCGGCATGGCCTATGAGGCGATGAACAACGCCGAACAGGCGGGCAATCGCCTGGTGGTGATCCTCAACGACAACGACATGTCGATCGCGCCGCCGGTGGGCGGGCTGTCGGCCTATCTCGCGCGGATGGTGTCATCGAGCGAATATCTCGGCATCCGTTCCATGGCCTCGCGCATCGCCAAGAAGCTCGGCCGCCGCGTCTGGGGCGGGCTCGAGAAAGCGGAAGAATACGCCCGCGGTATGGTGACCGGCGGGACCATGTTCGAGGAACTCGGCTTCTACTACGTCGGCCCGATCGACGGGCACAATCTCGACCACCTCATCCCGGTTCTGGAAAACGTGCGCGACAGCGAACAGGGCCCGGTGCTGATCCACGTCGTCACCAAGAAGGGCAAGGGCTATGCCCCGGCCGAAAACAGCGCCGACAAGTATCACGGCGTTGCCAAATTCGACGTTGTGACCGGCGAGCAGAAGAAGTCGAGCGGCGGACCGCCCGCCTACCAAAATGTCTTCGGCGAAACGCTGGCCAAGCTCGCCGACAGCGATCCGCGCATCTGCGCCATCACCGCCGCCATGCCCTCCGGGACGGGCGTCGACAAATTCGCCAAGGCGCATCCCGACAAGGCCTTCGACGTCGGCATCGCCGAACAGCACGGCGTGACCTTCGCCGCCGGCCTTGCCGCGGAAGGCATGCGCCCCTTCGCCGCGATCTATTCGACCTTCCTCCAGCGCGCTTACGACCAGGTGGTCCACGACGTGGCGATCCAGAACCTGCCCGTGCGCTTCGCCATCGACCGCGCCGGACTCGTCGGGGCCGACGGCTGCACGCACGCCGGCTCGTTCGACATCACCTATCTCGCCACCCTGCCCAACATGGTCGTGATGGCCGCCGCCGACGAGGCGGAGCTGGCGCACATGACCTATACGGCGGCCGAGTATGACGACGGCCCCATCGCCTTCCGTTATCCGCGAGGGAGCGGCACGGGCGTCGAAATTCCCGAGCAGCTCGAGAAGCTCGAAATCGGCAAGGGCCGCATCGTGCGTGACGGCAGCAAGGTTGCCATCCTCTCGCTCGGCGCACGGCTGGAGGAGGCCAAGAAGGCCGCCGACCAGCTCGAAGCCAAGGGCCTTTCGACCACGGTCGCCGACATGCGCTTCGCCAAGCCGCTCGACACCGCACTGATCGAAAAGCTCATGCGCAGCCACGAGGTGGTGGTGACCATCGAGGAAGGCGCCGTGGGCGGCCTCGGCGCCCATGTCCTGACCTTCGCCTCGGACGAAGGCCTGACCGATGGCGGTCTCAAGGTCCGTACCATGCGCCTGCCCGACATCTTCCAGGACCAGGACGATCCGACGAAGCAGTATGACGAAGCCGGCCTCAACGCGCCGCATATCGTCGACACGGTGCTCGGCGCGCTGCGGCACAACAGCGCTGGCGTGGAAGAGGCGCGGGCCTGA
- the msrB gene encoding peptide-methionine (R)-S-oxide reductase MsrB — protein sequence MPMTDTRPNRRSFLGLLGSGVAATTLAACGSREAQARDYPVSLSEAQWRRKLTKSEYYVLRDAGTERPYSSPLNDEKRAGTFACAGCGNALYSSKTKYDSGTGWPSFWKSLPGAVGTSTDYKIGYPRTEVHCADCGGHLGHIFNDGPRPTGKRHCINGVAMDFRPA from the coding sequence ATGCCCATGACCGACACCCGACCGAACCGCCGATCCTTCCTCGGACTACTGGGGTCCGGCGTCGCTGCAACGACGCTGGCCGCCTGCGGTTCGCGCGAGGCGCAGGCGCGCGATTACCCCGTCTCGCTGAGCGAAGCGCAATGGCGCAGGAAGCTGACCAAGAGCGAGTATTATGTGCTGCGCGACGCAGGTACCGAGCGGCCCTATTCCTCGCCCCTCAACGACGAGAAGCGCGCCGGCACCTTCGCCTGTGCGGGCTGCGGCAACGCGCTCTACAGCTCGAAGACGAAATACGATTCGGGCACCGGCTGGCCGAGTTTCTGGAAAAGCCTGCCGGGCGCGGTGGGCACGAGCACCGACTACAAGATCGGCTATCCGCGCACCGAAGTGCACTGCGCCGATTGCGGCGGGCATCTGGGGCATATCTTCAACGATGGCCCACGACCGACCGGCAAGCGGCACTGCATCAACGGCGTTGCGATGGATTTCCGGCCCGCCTGA
- a CDS encoding integration host factor subunit beta, whose translation MIRSELLTAIAEDNPELRAEEVEQVVDIFFEEISQRLAEGGRVELRGFGAFSTRERQARQGRNPRTGEMVDVPAKKVPYFKPGKEIRERLNEN comes from the coding sequence ATGATCCGATCCGAACTCCTCACCGCCATTGCGGAAGACAATCCCGAACTGCGCGCCGAAGAGGTGGAGCAGGTGGTCGATATCTTCTTCGAGGAAATTTCCCAGCGCCTGGCCGAAGGCGGCCGCGTGGAATTGCGCGGTTTCGGCGCCTTCTCCACTCGTGAGCGCCAGGCTCGCCAGGGGCGCAATCCGCGCACGGGCGAAATGGTCGACGTGCCGGCCAAGAAGGTGCCCTATTTCAAGCCGGGCAAGGAAATCCGCGAGCGCCTCAACGAGAATTGA
- a CDS encoding PilZ domain-containing protein, whose amino-acid sequence MEYSAGFRADSKIEEVEVDRRSKPRYTSLIRAAKLVCGQGEFICVIRDVSATGISLRTFHALPNDRTIALELQNGETYEIAETRREGFEASYQFDRPVTVERLIHETWNFPKRQLRLNIAIPLTLSSLSASGEAVTVNLSQQGARVECDAAFAIDQALRVTGDHFPETRAKVRWRKDANYGLVFDNTLSLREFALMAASVQCPVMLEQTPDAA is encoded by the coding sequence ATGGAATATTCCGCAGGTTTCCGCGCGGACAGCAAAATCGAAGAGGTCGAGGTCGATCGGCGTTCAAAGCCGCGTTACACCTCCCTGATTCGCGCGGCCAAGCTGGTCTGCGGCCAAGGCGAATTCATCTGCGTCATCCGCGATGTTTCGGCCACCGGCATCTCGCTGCGCACCTTCCACGCCCTGCCGAACGACCGTACCATCGCGCTCGAACTGCAGAACGGCGAGACCTACGAGATCGCCGAGACGCGGCGCGAAGGTTTCGAAGCGAGCTACCAGTTCGACCGCCCGGTCACCGTCGAGCGATTGATCCATGAGACGTGGAATTTCCCCAAGCGCCAGCTGCGGCTCAACATTGCCATCCCGCTGACCCTTTCGTCGCTTTCGGCAAGCGGGGAGGCGGTTACCGTCAATCTGTCGCAGCAGGGCGCTCGTGTGGAATGCGACGCCGCTTTCGCCATCGACCAGGCGCTGCGCGTCACGGGCGACCATTTCCCCGAAACCCGCGCCAAGGTGCGCTGGCGCAAGGACGCCAATTACGGGCTGGTGTTCGACAACACGCTGTCCTTACGCGAATTTGCGCTGATGGCGGCCTCTGTGCAGTGTCCGGTGATGCTCGAGCAGACGCCCGACGCGGCCTGA
- a CDS encoding GntR family transcriptional regulator codes for MSNQSKPVYLKLRDMIAAAIIDGRYKEGEMLPSVRALAAEQGANPLTVAKAYQQFQNDDLVEVQRGVGMYVAKGAAAVLRKREREAFLKEEWPEIRERMERLDITPAELLTDA; via the coding sequence ATGAGCAACCAGTCCAAGCCCGTCTATCTCAAGCTGCGCGACATGATTGCCGCTGCCATCATCGACGGACGCTACAAGGAAGGCGAAATGCTGCCGTCGGTCCGCGCGCTGGCGGCCGAGCAGGGTGCCAATCCGCTTACCGTGGCCAAGGCCTACCAACAGTTCCAGAACGACGACCTCGTCGAGGTCCAGCGCGGCGTCGGCATGTATGTCGCCAAGGGCGCTGCGGCGGTCTTGCGTAAGCGCGAACGGGAAGCTTTTCTCAAGGAAGAGTGGCCCGAAATTCGCGAGCGGATGGAGCGACTGGACATTACGCCGGCCGAACTGCTCACCGACGCCTAG
- a CDS encoding cytochrome P450, with translation MATAAVTRPECRTSPTAYEALKKHFEEHPEERPDHPHKWDVSRSDIYADNTWHPIFREMREAGPLHYIPESPFGPYWAVVGHKAIQHIEALPEVFSSSWEHGGITILNRLTEEELAESNVGDRRELPMFIAMDRPQHTGQRRTVAPKFTPSGMAEMEGEIRARTGELLDSLPRGEVFDWVDKVSIELTTGMLAILFGFPWEDRRLLTFWSDWSGDTELATVRSLDEMRWGFLHEMAAYFQSLWIERTHDKEPGDDLISMMIHSDAMNQMRPEEFMGNLVLLIVGGNDTTRNSMSGIIYQLDKNPDQRKLFEQQPDLIPNAVQEILRMQTPLAHMRRTCTEDTEVFGQQIKAGDKVVLWYLSANRDEQVFENPDKLDITRENARRHIAFGYGIHRCVGARLAELQLRVLLEELHKRRMRVHVAGDIERVRANFVHGFRKLEVEITEF, from the coding sequence ATGGCCACAGCTGCCGTCACCCGGCCCGAATGCCGCACGTCCCCCACCGCTTACGAAGCGCTCAAGAAGCATTTCGAAGAGCATCCGGAGGAGCGGCCGGATCACCCGCACAAATGGGACGTCAGCCGCAGCGACATCTACGCCGACAACACCTGGCACCCGATCTTCAGGGAAATGCGCGAGGCCGGGCCGCTTCACTACATTCCCGAAAGCCCCTTCGGCCCCTATTGGGCGGTCGTCGGGCACAAGGCGATCCAGCATATCGAGGCGCTTCCCGAAGTGTTCTCCTCCAGCTGGGAGCATGGCGGGATCACCATCCTCAACCGCCTGACCGAGGAGGAATTGGCCGAGAGCAATGTCGGCGACCGGCGCGAACTGCCGATGTTCATTGCCATGGACCGCCCGCAGCACACCGGCCAGCGCCGCACGGTGGCGCCCAAGTTTACGCCCTCGGGCATGGCCGAGATGGAAGGCGAGATCCGCGCACGCACCGGCGAACTGCTCGATTCGCTCCCGCGCGGCGAAGTCTTCGACTGGGTCGACAAGGTCTCGATCGAGCTGACCACCGGAATGCTCGCCATCCTTTTCGGCTTCCCCTGGGAAGACCGCCGCCTGCTGACTTTCTGGTCCGACTGGTCGGGCGATACCGAGCTTGCCACCGTCCGCTCGCTCGATGAGATGCGCTGGGGCTTCCTCCACGAGATGGCGGCCTATTTCCAGTCGCTGTGGATCGAACGCACCCACGACAAGGAGCCGGGTGACGATCTCATTTCTATGATGATCCACTCGGACGCGATGAACCAGATGCGCCCCGAGGAATTCATGGGCAATCTCGTCCTCCTCATCGTGGGCGGCAACGACACCACCCGCAATTCCATGAGCGGGATCATCTACCAGCTCGACAAGAACCCCGACCAGCGCAAGCTGTTCGAACAGCAGCCCGACCTCATCCCCAACGCGGTGCAGGAAATCCTGCGCATGCAGACCCCGCTCGCGCATATGCGCCGGACCTGCACCGAGGACACCGAGGTCTTCGGCCAGCAGATCAAGGCGGGCGACAAGGTGGTGCTGTGGTACCTTTCGGCCAACCGCGACGAACAGGTGTTCGAGAACCCCGACAAGCTCGACATCACCCGCGAGAACGCGCGGCGGCACATTGCCTTCGGCTACGGCATCCACCGCTGCGTGGGCGCGCGCCTCGCCGAGCTGCAGTTGCGGGTCCTCCTCGAAGAGCTGCACAAGCGCCGCATGCGCGTCCATGTCGCGGGCGATATCGAGCGCGTGCGCGCCAATTTCGTGCATGGCTTCCGCAAGCTCGAAGTCGAGATTACCGAGTTCTGA
- the msrA gene encoding peptide-methionine (S)-S-oxide reductase MsrA, whose amino-acid sequence MRRAALLMAAGALTFASACQQPAFAAEKVVEAPAAARKASEGKGLKTAIFAGGCFWGVEAVFSHTKGVTSAVSGYHGGTKRQADYSLVSSGVTDHVEAVKVTYDPSVVRYDELLRIFFSVVIDPTLKNRQGPDRGAHYNAELIPLSAEQRTVARSYLAQLRKSGKWDAPIVTSVEPARTFYAAETYHQDFAAKNPRHGYILRWDAPKVAALKRLYPALYRAEFRRN is encoded by the coding sequence ATGCGCCGCGCCGCCCTATTGATGGCGGCAGGCGCGCTGACCTTCGCTTCCGCCTGCCAGCAGCCCGCCTTCGCCGCCGAAAAGGTCGTCGAGGCACCCGCCGCTGCGCGCAAGGCCAGCGAAGGCAAGGGCCTCAAGACGGCGATCTTCGCCGGTGGCTGCTTCTGGGGCGTCGAGGCGGTGTTCAGCCACACCAAGGGCGTGACCAGCGCCGTTTCGGGCTATCACGGCGGCACGAAGCGTCAGGCCGATTACAGCCTCGTATCCTCGGGCGTGACCGACCATGTCGAGGCGGTGAAGGTCACCTACGACCCCAGCGTCGTGCGCTATGACGAGCTGCTGCGGATCTTCTTTTCGGTTGTGATCGACCCCACGCTCAAGAACCGGCAGGGCCCCGACCGCGGCGCGCATTACAACGCAGAACTGATCCCCCTGTCCGCTGAGCAGCGTACCGTGGCGCGAAGCTACCTTGCCCAGCTCAGGAAGAGCGGCAAATGGGACGCGCCCATCGTCACCAGCGTCGAGCCGGCCCGCACCTTCTACGCCGCCGAAACCTATCACCAGGATTTTGCCGCGAAGAACCCGCGCCACGGCTATATCCTGCGTTGGGACGCGCCCAAGGTGGCGGCCCTCAAGCGGCTGTACCCCGCGCTCTACCGGGCCGAGTTCCGCCGCAACTGA
- a CDS encoding Fur family transcriptional regulator, which produces MAGHVHAHHEHSGDDLIDAARLTLTDAGEQWTGMRQSVFEELARHEKPASAYDIADNLSAARGKRVAPNSVYRILDLFVRTNLANRIESANAYLVNTHPGCRHDCIFLICDDCGKATHIDDDRVTGALRDAGKDAGFTDVRPVVELRGLCDDCAA; this is translated from the coding sequence ATGGCAGGACACGTACACGCGCATCACGAACATTCGGGCGACGATCTCATCGACGCCGCCCGCCTCACGCTGACCGACGCCGGCGAGCAGTGGACCGGCATGCGCCAGTCCGTGTTCGAGGAACTCGCGCGGCACGAGAAGCCCGCCAGCGCTTATGACATTGCCGACAATCTCTCGGCCGCGCGCGGCAAAAGGGTCGCGCCCAACAGCGTCTACCGCATCCTCGACCTCTTTGTGCGGACCAATCTCGCCAACCGGATCGAGAGCGCAAACGCCTATCTCGTGAACACGCACCCGGGCTGCCGCCACGACTGTATCTTCCTGATCTGCGACGATTGCGGCAAGGCCACCCATATCGACGACGACCGTGTCACTGGCGCCCTGCGCGACGCGGGCAAGGACGCGGGCTTCACCGATGTCCGCCCCGTAGTCGAGCTGCGCGGCTTGTGCGACGATTGCGCGGCCTGA